TGCACGATGCCGTTGATATCTTTTTTTAGCATTAACTTGCGTAGCATCTGTGCATGCACACTTGTCGCATTTCTTCTTATATCTAATTGTTTGGACAGATCAGGATGCTGTTTAAACTCGGCTAAAATATGAGATGTTAACTTGTTGTGCAGGGAGTCCGAACTGAGGTATGCGCCAAGAACAGTCGGAATCATTTGAGGATAGGATCTCGCGTAATTTGAATTAGCGAATCTGCGGCTCATGGACTCTTCCCAGGGTACGACCCCTTCATGTGTCGGAACGTCGGATATAAAAAATCCATTCACAATGAATAAGGTTTGTAAATATTTTTCTGTATTTGCCAATGGTTTCCCGGAAACTTCAAGTTTAAGGTAGGCACTCAATAATTGATTATAAATATTGCTGTGCTCCAGCGGTAGATTTAAGTGATATCGATCAAGATTTTCCTGCAGAATTTTTCTCTTACCGGTGTTTGATTGGAGTCGGTCACTGATCGCCATTGCGCACACGCTCTTTATAACATAATCATTTATGTTGTTATAATACGTTAACGCAGCTTCAATATTATTCTGCTCAATGTACGCTGAAATCAAATATTCTAACATGGAATCCTTAATGTACTCGATATCCGCGATGTAAAAATCCTGCTCGTTGAGGAAAGTGCGGTATAGGTTTTCTTGGTCTTGTAAGTTTGTAACACGCTTAAAATCCTCAAACACCGCGTTGGCCTTTTTCACCTTCATGGTTCTAGCTTTCGACTCTTCATCTCCCATGTTTTCCGCCAAGAGCTGTTGTAGGTTGCTGTCATTATTATAGCTTGCGCCAGTGAATTTACCGATGATGACGCCTTCTGAATTTATTAATATTTTTGTGGGATAACCTTTAATATTGTAATTTCTATAAGGATGATCACCTTGGTTTTGACCTTTAAGCATGCTATGTAGCCAGTTAAGTTTTTGACTCTCTATTGATGCTTTTAAGTTTTGCTCCATTTTTAGGGTGTCTTTGCCATTCTCTGCCGCAAGGCTCAAGATTTCCAGACCGTGATCTTTATACTGAGCATAAAGTTGCTTAAGCTTTGGATGGGTTTCCAAGCAAGGAATACACCAGGTGCCCCAGAAGCTCAGAAGAATATACTTACTTTCCGCCACTCTTTTCGTTAAATCATTTCCGTACAATTCTTCCGAGCGCGCCAGCAAGTTTCTGAAATTTTCTTTTTGCTGATCCCGTAAGGATTTTACCCGAGATTCAAAAATCGCCTCACCATTGGGAACGTTTCTTATTAACCATTCTTTCGTCTCTCGGAGCTCTGGTGAAAAGTCAGTGCCATCGGTGTACAGTGTGGCAAACACGGTAATGGCTTCTTCATGCCGGTTTACCGCCGACAGAAGACGGACGTACTGATAAAAGTTTTTTTGATCGTTGAAGTGTTTGAATTTTTTAAACACGAGATCTAAATGCTTTAACGCACCATTAAAATCTTTCAGTAGAAGCTTATTATCCACGAAGTATCTCAGCCGCGTACTGTAGTACGCATAGGTCTCGGACGGGATGCTGGATTGGGTAGTGAGAATATGATAAATACTGTCCATTCCCGGAGAGATCTTCTCGTCGATATAGGCGTACTCTTCTTTGTTGCTAAACTTTTCAAAAAAGGATAACCACATCGCATTATATATTTGTGGGAAAAACCTCATTTTCTCTAACCAAGGAAAAGCATGCTCTTTATCTCCTAAGGCAATATAACGCTCGGCAATAGTATAGCCGAAAGATATTTGGTTAAGCAGGTCTTTCTTTATTAACTCTTGGGCTTCGGTTGATTGAAAGATCGCAATTTTTTTTTCCAGATTTTCCTCCTGACGAATGCTGTCGGCGAGCTTAATCTCTCGAGGTTTATCGGCTGCTGTTTGTGCCGAAAGACTCAACATCGTTATTGCTAAAATAGCAGATAAAAAAACTCTAATTTTTAGTTTCATTTTTTAGTTTACGGCCCTCCATGACCAATTTATAATTTTTGATAGATTTTCCCATTTTTCCTGTGCGACCGGATGCAGATCGACTGTATTAGGGTTCGATCCTAATGTATAACGTTGCAACGTCCCTTTACGCGTAGCATTGTAAGTGCCAATATAGAGTGAGTTGCTGAGCGGATTAATTTGCGTATCAAACTTGATCATGGTCACCTGGTCTGTCGTAGGCAAAGTAATTTCATATAACTTCTCATTGCCCGGGTTGTAATCGTAGGCAAACAGTTTGTGATCTACCACATAAAACACCACAGTGCGGTAGGATGAAAAAGCATACTGCTGCGCGCGTTCAAAATTTGTGGCCAACTTTTTTACGGGGAAATATCCCGTCTTAAGCGGTACTGCACCATTAACATATAGCTTGTAAATAAAGTAGTTGTTGATAGGATCTTTCATAATTGCATACGAATTGCCAAACACCGCGCCCCCATCGGTATTACCCGTATTCTCTGCGTAGACCAGCGTTCGCCCAAATGAAGATTGATTCCACGGGAAAGGATCATCTGGATGGTCCCTCAATGGGTGAGATGTGAAATTATTATAGAACGAAGGAATACGCATGAAACGTTCGGAGGTTTTGTCATACCACAACATGGAATTTGTCCCTTTTAGGGAATATAATAAGAATGGGGCCGCTTCCAAAAGTCGCTGTGGTTTCTCGGCTTCTCGATTTATGGGGTTGGCATAGTAGTCCCCACCATTTTCCATGTAGTTTCCTCCGTAGATGTTTCCATCGCTGGTCACCATCAAGCGAGCAAACCCCTCGCCGATTGTTCCAGTTATGTTGTTTATCTGCGGAGCTAACAAAACAGGATGCATGCCTTGAGGAGAAATAGGAAGGTTCGTATAGGTTAGCTTTGCGAAATTATTGGCGGTACTGCCTGCAAAGGAAGACCGATCAACAAAATAAGAACCATCTTTGGTGAATACCCAAAGCTTGCTCTCGGCAGGGATAAGGCCTCCGGTATGTTGAACAGCAATTCCACCAGTAAGGCGCGGGAGACCGCTGGAAGTGAGAAGGCCACGAATAACCGTGGTATCGGTAGCCATACTAATGAGGTCAACTTCGGCAAATCCTTCTTCTGTTTCACCCATTAGTAGTATGCCACGAGATAACAGTGTTCCCACGACATAGGTCGCCGATTTTTCCCAAACCAAATCGGATTCCATGTCGGTTATTTGAAAAATTAACTTGTAGTTATCAGGAGGAACCGTGACGGGGTATTCCAGCGATCGCGTCCGCCCGATTGTATCCTCAAAAGACAGCGCTTTACGAACTATCCAGCGGTATTGATAACGCTTATTGTCCTCCTCGTTGGAGAATTGAATAGCAGGATTGATTCTTAAAGTGTCTCGATTAAAAATTGAGCGATATTCCCCATCGATTCCTGTTATAGTTACCTCGTTAATTTCCTGATAATCATAATTGCCTAGGTCCTTCGCACAAGAACCCCACAGCATTACGATAAGAAATACAGTGAAAAGTTTTATATATTTCATGTTTGAATTTGTTTTTTTTGGTTATTTGTTTAAATGCTATTGCCATGGAACACCTACTTTGGAAGTCCACGACACGCCCCTAATATACATTAGCCTGCCGTCGGCTTCCAAGACTGGCGCTCCAGCCTCGAAGCGACCTTGTAAATATTGGGACATCTCTCGTGTAATGAGGTTAACACGAATTAGCGGCATCGTCGTTGTTGACGAAAAATCTTGGTAACTTAGGTTCATGACTTCACAAATAAGTAACATCTTTTTCTCTGAATACTCCCCCCAGTTTCCACTTTCGACTAAATCCGCACCAACGTTTCCAGACCATACTGTCGGTTTTGGAAGAAGGTCATCTAAAAGAATCGTATGTAACCCCGCGTCAAATTCCTGAATAATTGGATCTGTGGACTGCGTATATCCTGGTATTGCGTCCCATTGGGGAAAGGAGAGTGATAACTGGTCGCTCGGAACCAAGCGTAGCCCAATCTGCTTGCTTGCCTGTTTAAGGTCCGCAGTGCGATGTAACTTAACCTCAACATAAGTTTTGGAAGAATTAGCCGGGATAGTCATGTGACGTTTTACTGCTGAGAAATGCTTACCCATCACAGCAGTGGTGGAGTCGGGGTTTACTTCCACTTCAAAATTTCGATCATAGGCATAGATGGGACCCGTGGTCAACACTTTCAACCTGATTGTCGTGTCTTGCCCTTGTACGGCAGCAAATCTAACTTTGCTAAATGGTTGATATGGCCAATTGTTTTCTGTCCCATTGGCGCTGCCATGTTGAACTGCAAAATAAATCCCCTCTATCCCTCTATAGTTTATAAGCTCTTTTTCGCAAGAGGAAAAAAGTCCTATAAAAATCACGGCGCATAACAACATTACGATGTTTTCTTTTATCTTTTTCATTTTTAGCGGTCTTTATCTTTCATCTGTATTACGTAAAGCCGTCTCACTGTCGGGCAGCGGTACGTGGTAGGAATTTATACTCATCAGTTTAGTGCTCGTCAGCGACGCATGATTTGGAATTGATGTGAAGGCTCGTCGTTTATAATAATAGAACTGTTGCCCTTCTCCAATAAATTCTCGCCGATGTTCATTCGTTATGGCATTTTGCAAAGCGGTATAATCGGATAGGGTGAGCTGAAAAGCACCACGATTTGCTCTTAACTCGTTGATAAAAGCACTAGCCTGCTCCACACTTCCGGCGCATTCTGCGGCAGTCAGATAGAGTTCGCTTAAACGAATGAGCGGGATCATGTACCGCGCGCTATAGTTGTCGTGGTCTTTGTATTTCTGATTGGTAACTAAAGGCACACCAATTAAAGTCTCCGTGTTCCATATCTTATAACGATAGTCGTTTTTGTCATCATACATCGCCTCAACCCTAGACATGTTGGTATTGCCAGGGTTAGGAGCCAATCGGTTTGGTATTATTTGGGCAGAAGAAAATAGGTTGTTATACATTTGCGTGCGGTTTAAGCTGTAGATTGCAAAGAATACTTCCGTTTCAAATAGACGATCAGGGTTGTCACCATTTGTTGCTGCAGCATGTGTAACAAACGGAAAGATATTCTGATCGGCTTGTCCTATTGCATCAATAGTTTGAGTTGCTACTTCCCAAGCACGCTGGTTGTCGCCTTTCCATAAATAGGTGCGTGCGAGCAGTGCTTGTACGGCATAGTAGTTCAACCGGTATTGACGTAGAGCAAAAGCATTGCCTTCTTTACCCTCACTAGGTGCAGCATCTTTTGAACCGCTTGTGCGAATGGGATCGGTTGTTGCCAGCAATTCTTTAGCTTCATTCAGATCGTTCAGTAGAAACTCCGTGATCTTTTCAGCGGTATAGAGAGGCGAAATGTCTCGGTTCGCATCCCGGTAGTAAGGAATGGTAGGAACGTCTTTGGTCTCCGTGGTGTAAATAGGGCCAAAAAGTCTCAGCATATCTAGATGAAGATATGCACGAAGAGCC
The DNA window shown above is from Sphingobacterium hotanense and carries:
- a CDS encoding TlpA family protein disulfide reductase: MKLKIRVFLSAILAITMLSLSAQTAADKPREIKLADSIRQEENLEKKIAIFQSTEAQELIKKDLLNQISFGYTIAERYIALGDKEHAFPWLEKMRFFPQIYNAMWLSFFEKFSNKEEYAYIDEKISPGMDSIYHILTTQSSIPSETYAYYSTRLRYFVDNKLLLKDFNGALKHLDLVFKKFKHFNDQKNFYQYVRLLSAVNRHEEAITVFATLYTDGTDFSPELRETKEWLIRNVPNGEAIFESRVKSLRDQQKENFRNLLARSEELYGNDLTKRVAESKYILLSFWGTWCIPCLETHPKLKQLYAQYKDHGLEILSLAAENGKDTLKMEQNLKASIESQKLNWLHSMLKGQNQGDHPYRNYNIKGYPTKILINSEGVIIGKFTGASYNNDSNLQQLLAENMGDEESKARTMKVKKANAVFEDFKRVTNLQDQENLYRTFLNEQDFYIADIEYIKDSMLEYLISAYIEQNNIEAALTYYNNINDYVIKSVCAMAISDRLQSNTGKRKILQENLDRYHLNLPLEHSNIYNQLLSAYLKLEVSGKPLANTEKYLQTLFIVNGFFISDVPTHEGVVPWEESMSRRFANSNYARSYPQMIPTVLGAYLSSDSLHNKLTSHILAEFKQHPDLSKQLDIRRNATSVHAQMLRKLMLKKDINGIVHPRSTIDKKYVLLDFWGSWCAPCRAGHPHLKQLYEKYKGKEFEIVAVAYEGRGDLDVLIANWNTAVSADGLPWINLLSHDREHSGFDPIKDFGITAFPTKILIDPQGKVIGTYGSDSSALDAELEKIFGK
- a CDS encoding PKD-like family lipoprotein, producing the protein MKYIKLFTVFLIVMLWGSCAKDLGNYDYQEINEVTITGIDGEYRSIFNRDTLRINPAIQFSNEEDNKRYQYRWIVRKALSFEDTIGRTRSLEYPVTVPPDNYKLIFQITDMESDLVWEKSATYVVGTLLSRGILLMGETEEGFAEVDLISMATDTTVIRGLLTSSGLPRLTGGIAVQHTGGLIPAESKLWVFTKDGSYFVDRSSFAGSTANNFAKLTYTNLPISPQGMHPVLLAPQINNITGTIGEGFARLMVTSDGNIYGGNYMENGGDYYANPINREAEKPQRLLEAAPFLLYSLKGTNSMLWYDKTSERFMRIPSFYNNFTSHPLRDHPDDPFPWNQSSFGRTLVYAENTGNTDGGAVFGNSYAIMKDPINNYFIYKLYVNGAVPLKTGYFPVKKLATNFERAQQYAFSSYRTVVFYVVDHKLFAYDYNPGNEKLYEITLPTTDQVTMIKFDTQINPLSNSLYIGTYNATRKGTLQRYTLGSNPNTVDLHPVAQEKWENLSKIINWSWRAVN
- a CDS encoding DUF4843 domain-containing protein translates to MIFIGLFSSCEKELINYRGIEGIYFAVQHGSANGTENNWPYQPFSKVRFAAVQGQDTTIRLKVLTTGPIYAYDRNFEVEVNPDSTTAVMGKHFSAVKRHMTIPANSSKTYVEVKLHRTADLKQASKQIGLRLVPSDQLSLSFPQWDAIPGYTQSTDPIIQEFDAGLHTILLDDLLPKPTVWSGNVGADLVESGNWGEYSEKKMLLICEVMNLSYQDFSSTTTMPLIRVNLITREMSQYLQGRFEAGAPVLEADGRLMYIRGVSWTSKVGVPWQ
- a CDS encoding RagB/SusD family nutrient uptake outer membrane protein: MSSCSKWIDVKPTDRLAESVLFQTKEGYLKALNGIYIEMSHPSLYGQFLTAGQLDAMAQYYMSTSSTQPYYYYMTYDYTQSITKAGFELAWQRAYATIANINVLMENIPDSPNSILPEPYYGLVKGEALALRAYLHLDMLRLFGPIYTTETKDVPTIPYYRDANRDISPLYTAEKITEFLLNDLNEAKELLATTDPIRTSGSKDAAPSEGKEGNAFALRQYRLNYYAVQALLARTYLWKGDNQRAWEVATQTIDAIGQADQNIFPFVTHAAATNGDNPDRLFETEVFFAIYSLNRTQMYNNLFSSAQIIPNRLAPNPGNTNMSRVEAMYDDKNDYRYKIWNTETLIGVPLVTNQKYKDHDNYSARYMIPLIRLSELYLTAAECAGSVEQASAFINELRANRGAFQLTLSDYTALQNAITNEHRREFIGEGQQFYYYKRRAFTSIPNHASLTSTKLMSINSYHVPLPDSETALRNTDER